One Asterias rubens chromosome 1, eAstRub1.3, whole genome shotgun sequence genomic region harbors:
- the LOC117290189 gene encoding 39S ribosomal protein S18a, mitochondrial-like → MATRSVLRAACSILIREIPPFHSTLFNFNINQSSGISRVLLSNVAKFSTSSTTRSKLRREVTETTDGNLTTIEAVYKDPPKNFYPTEDPHRACPICSRNLRVTYKDVLILSQFIRPDGGLLPRRITGVCKKQQRLIQECVKRAHLAGLLPDHRPPKDAGRIPPGVHIRPKIKFNRF, encoded by the exons ATGGCGACTCGCAGCGTTCTTCGTGCGGCATGCTCTATATTAATTAGAGAAATACCACCTTTTCACTCGactctttttaattttaatattaatcaaAGTAGTGGAATATCCAGAGTTTTGTTGTCAAATGTGGCGAAGTTTTCAACATCTTCAACCACACGTTCGAAGTTACGAAGGGAAG tgaCAGAAACAACTGATGGAAATCTAACTACA ATTGAAGCCGTGTATAAGGATCCCCCAAAAAACTTCTATCCAACTGAGGATCCTCATAGGGCGTGTCCAATCTGCAGTAGAAATCTACGTGTCACATACAAG GATGTTCTCATCTTAAGTCAGTTCATCAGACCAGATGGTGGATTGCTTCCAAGGAGGATCACAGGAGTGTGTAAGAAACAGCAGAGGCTTATACAAGAGTGTGTCAAGAGAGCACATTTAGCAG GCTTGTTACCCGATCACCGTCCTCCAAAGGATGCTGGGAGGATTCCGCCAGGAGTTCACATCAGACCCAAAATCAAGTTCAATCGCTTCTGA
- the LOC117300919 gene encoding radial spoke head protein 9 homolog, producing MEAEGLHLNIDYVGSCGILLSTEQKAALQSSLVILRNHYKFNRVFFWGKILGIKGDYFIAQGTGSDEMADKKTLYSIDCVTWGLLPQATQAIREQCSVVKGRFLGDPSHEYEHVEIKRIGEGEDATEEESNIMIKEEDRLASVIAHIDEEVAIVPRGSYVKTPHGTVLKNRSFEGLSVTESGKLHNYFHFREPVRLNEKSLLEKADLDKSIDFLDPISEDIPRGGSWSLKFERGSGLVCIMSTLWPGLSFYHVPHSQKFGYVYFGTGEKNKDLPFLL from the exons ATGGAGGCCGAAGGTTTGCATCTAAATATCGACTACGTCGGATCCTGTGGTATTTTGTTGAGCACGGAGCAGAAAGCAGCGCTCCAAAGCTCCCTTGTGATTCTGCGGAATCATTACAAATTTAATCGGGTGTTTTTCTGGGGAAAGATTCTGGGCATCAAGGGAGATTATTTCATTGCTCAGGGTACCGGCAGTGATGAGATGGCCGACAAGAAAACTTTGTACAG TATCGACTGCGTCACATGGGGACTTCTGCCACAAGCGACACAAGCCATCCGAGAGCAGTGCTCAGTGGTGAAAGGAAGGTTCCTTGGTGATCCATCTCATGAGTACGAACATGTAGAGATAAAGAGAATCGGAGAAGGAGAAGATGCAACCGAGGAAGAGAGCAAT ATCATGATTAAGGAGGAGGATCGTCTCGCTTCAGTTATTGCGCACATCGATGAAGAGGTTGCCATTGTTCCAAGAGGGTCATACGTCAAGACGCCTCATGGAACTGTTCTCAAGAATCGCAGCTTTGAAG GATTGTCGGTGACAGAATCGGGTAAACTGCACAACTACTTCCACTTCAGAGAGCCTGTACGTCTGAATGAGAAGAGCCTACTTGAGAAAGCTGACCTTGATAAGTCCATTGACTTCCTGGATCCCATCAGTGAAGATATCCCAAGAGGAG GTTCATGGAGTCTGAAGTTTGAGAGAGGCAGTGGTCTTGTTTGCATCATGAGTACTCTGTGGCCCGGCCTTTCATTCTACCACGTCCCTCACTCGCAGAAGTTTGGCTATGTCTACTTCGGGACTGGTGAAAAGAACAAAGATCTGCCGTTCCTACTGTGA
- the LOC117300037 gene encoding uridine diphosphate glucose pyrophosphatase NUDT22-like, whose product MDPEISVIFAASRPPGVPQSKLRVKLLEEYNRKTLPSHESKIKKIWGLRTEQNPKLYNGSKFRFHSLYTVNNSGEVTFGLGITGYKDFIGTNWADNAAELLESGRRDFSNSQAYMSDALGVGAFVQTADDCVIFIRRSQHVGEAQGLWDIPGGHPEPGEVKGGAARLEDIVLTDMTDLDVRNELIYSTIREIRDEINIPESELEEPYLIGLAKNNTSSGRPSAEFFVKCTLHSSKVMELYKAGGAEADESTGLKLVPLAEVMSMENTDMWKKMAPSAKGCVKMYTLMIDS is encoded by the exons ATGGATCCAGAGATTTCAGTGATATTCGCAGCATCACGGCCCCCAGGAGTTCCACAGTCGAAGCTCAGGGTGAAACTGCTCGAGGAATACAACCGGAAGACTTTGCCATCACACGAGAGCAAAATCAAGAAAATATGGGGACTACGAACCGAACAGAATCCAAAGCTTTACAACGGATCCAAGTTTCGGTTTCACTCACTCTATACTGTCAACAATAGCGGCGAGGTCACGTTTGGTTTAGGTATCACTGGATATAAAGACTTCATCGGGACAAACTGGGCGGATAATGCAGCTGAGCTTTTAGAGTCTGGCAGGAGAGATTTCAGTAACAGCCAGGCGTATATGTCCGATGCTTTAGGTGTGGGTGCTTTTGTGCAAACAGCAGATGATTGTGTTATTTTCATACGGAGGAGTCAGCATGTTGGTGAGGCGCAAGGACTATGGGACATTCCTGGTGGTCATCCTGAGCCAGGG GAAGTCAAAGGTGGTGCAGCTAGACTCGAAGACATCGTCCTGACTGACATGACTGATCTGGATGTCAGAAATGAGCTCATCTATTCCACAATTCGTGAGATCCGAGACGAGATCAACATCCCAGAGTCGGAGTTAGAGGAGCCTTACCTAATAGGACTGGCCAAAAATAACACCAGCTCAGGACGACCAAGTGCTGAATTCTTTGTCAA GTGCACATTACATTCTAGCAAAGTAATGGAGTTGTACAAAGCTGGTGGTGCAGAGGCAGATGAATCAACTGGGCTGAAACTCGTCCCGCTAGCG GAGGTGATGAGCATGGAAAACACTGATATGTGGAAGAAGATGGCACCATCTGCTAAAGGATGCGTCAAGATGTATACATTAATGATAGACTCATAA